ATAATGCCATTTCAAACGGGAAATTTACATTCCAATCTTTTTGAACTTCAACTAATAATTTTAATTGAGCATCTGTATTTGTTTTAATAAACGCATATCTGTCAAAACTATCAAAATCATGATTTAAATGATTTATTGATGTTTGAAAAGCCTTTTTTAAATCAGTATAAACTCGTTTTGATTTAAATTGGTCTTGAAATATATCAAGCAGGTTAATTAATGTTTTGTAAGTGTACTGGCATTCAAGTAATGATTGTCCTAAAACAGGAGAGTCAAAACCCGTTATTCCAGTAGTTGCTATTCTAACTATTTGGTTTCTTATTAACCAAATAATATGGTGATTTTTAAAGTTGATACGTGTGTTTTTTCGAATCAATTTTAACCTGCTTTTTGTAATTGAAACGATTTCATGAATTTTTAAAGGGTCTGTTTTTGGGGCAAAAAGTAACTCTTCAATGACTTGAAAACCAAAAGGGGTTCTAATTTTTATGTCAGTAGGATCTTCTTCTTGAATTTGTAAAAAGTTAGGCGCATTTAACGATTTATAATTATTTTGATCTGTAAAAGCTAAAATAGGTTCAATTGTTTTAAAGTGTTCTCTAGCCTTTTTATAAAAATCAATGTTGTTTTTTATATTTTTTGAAGCCGATAAAGAATCAAGATAGTTAATACAAATGTCTAACTCTTTGGTGTATAAACTTTCAATTCTTTTGTTTGTTGAGGTTGCTTGTGTTTTTGTTAATTCTTTTTTGCAGGCTATACTTGTTATAAGCAAAAGACATATACCTATAGTATATGTCTTTGCTCTTATTAAAAATAAGATGTTATTCATGGTGTTTTATCTATCTAAACCAGTGATTACGTGTAAAACAGATCCTTCTTTTGCTGCATTATTTGCAGAATTTGCTTTTGGGTCTGTAAACGCAATGTTTTCCCATCCGTGGTTTTGTGTAATTAATAAGAAGGTGTTTTTTCCGTTGTTAACTACATCTGTAATATCAGTCATTCCTGTAATTTCCCAGTTTCTACTTGTTGTCCCATATCCTTGAGTTGCAGCATTATCTTGATCACATTCTAAAACGGTTTTAACATCTCCAGTAGCTAAATTGTATTGGTACATTTTAGCATAACCAGTAATATTTGGGTTTAAAGAAGCATATCCGTTAGGATCTTCTTGAATATAAGCATAATTTTCTGTGACTACAATATTATCTGGAGAGTGGAAACCATCTGCTTTACCACCTGCTTTATCAGCATCTAATACACAGGTGATTTTTGCAGTACCTGTTGGATCTGTATCGTTTAATACCACTTTGTAAACGCGACCTAAAAGAGAGCCTTTTCCAACTAGGCCAGATTTATTACGACCTGTAACACAAAAATAGATTTCTCTTTGGTTTGCGGCAGAACCTCTTCTCCAATCAATATCCTCTAATCTAGAGAATCCCATTACGTTTTTAGCTTTAGCTTCAGCATCTAATAAGCTAATTTCAGTTTCTTCTAATTCAACAAAATCAGCATCATATTCAATGCCTTCAGCCATGTCCATTTCAAAATTTACACCAGCAGAAGTTACTCTTAAACCATATAATTTACCATTGCTTAAATCCCCTCTATTTCCAACATACATTCCT
The nucleotide sequence above comes from Flavobacteriaceae bacterium HL-DH10. Encoded proteins:
- a CDS encoding phosphatase, translating into MKKLLKLFLLLFVLTSPIIILVSCDIEDGKDGVNGVNGKDGVDGKDGVDGKDFAPAEFPSLTASKTPLLLKINPDFSSISVSPILSSEDVIEGTPDFVYGSMADGNGLLAEADGTFTLINNIENDYSIARIRLNENLQPIHGEYIVNAFATAYTAQCSGTLITPSEHGFGPLYLSGGEWGGASKGVFATNPYKSADNASSATMLPALGQWSTENAVPIGKDAYSNKTVVFIGDDHSDNSVPSGQLGMYVGNRGDLSNGKLYGLRVTSAGVNFEMDMAEGIEYDADFVELEETEISLLDAEAKAKNVMGFSRLEDIDWRRGSAANQREIYFCVTGRNKSGLVGKGSLLGRVYKVVLNDTDPTGTAKITCVLDADKAGGKADGFHSPDNIVVTENYAYIQEDPNGYASLNPNITGYAKMYQYNLATGDVKTVLECDQDNAATQGYGTTSRNWEITGMTDITDVVNNGKNTFLLITQNHGWENIAFTDPKANSANNAAKEGSVLHVITGLDR